The Vicinamibacteria bacterium genomic interval CCGTCGTCACGACGAGGGCCGCAAGAAAATGGGCCTCGCTTGAGCTACGGGGAAGGCGTCAGAACGAGCTCGTAGCGAGTCGGGCCGGGCAGCAGGGGTGTGGGGCGGCCTTCCTCCCAATCCTCGTGTCCCGCCCCGTAGTACGGCGATAGAGGATGCCCGCTCTGCCCGCCTGGCATGTGGAAAAGCCCCTGCTCTTCGCGTCCCGGCGCCACCACGAGACGCTCCGAGGCGCCGTGGGACGGGCTCTGAACCCGCGGCATGTCGCTGTCGCCCGGTAGAGCCCTCTCGGGCATGTCCAGCCAGCGCGAAAGCAACGGAATGGCGGGACTCAAGGGATGGCGGATCGCCGATACGTTCCGAGCGCCCCAGGTCCTCGTCGACAACGGCTCGGTCCACTGCGAGGCTCTCCGGGCAACGATACCGGCAAGTGCTTCCTCCCAGCTCCGGTACGGATGAGGAACGAGATGCGGTGGTTTCTCGGTGACGAGCTTCCACAAAGGTCCTTCCCACTGCCGGAGCCCCGACAGGCGAAACCGTTCGTCCGCCTGACGCGCCGGTTCGGTGAGCGCACCTATGACGTGCTCGAAAACCGCCTGGCGTAGATCGCGCACGAGCCGGTACCCGACGGAATCGATGGACGCCCGTCCGGTCCAACTTTCATCGATGAACCGCCTCACGTTCACGAGATTTTCTCGCTCCCGCAAGATCTCGAGAAAGAGCGTCCTCCACCGTTCGAGAAGCAGGGCGCGGTCATCGAGCTGGATGGCGAGCATGTCGGCCTCACTCGCCAGTTCGAGTGACAGGAGAGAGTCTCGAATCTGGCGTGCCCGGGCCCCGAGCGAGTAGCCGCCATCACCGATGGCGTCGAGAGCGTCCCCGCCGACGACGCGAGCGTTCGCCGTCCAGATGGCGCCGGTTTCAGGATCGACGATGCGCGGATGCTCCTCGGGAGCGAGATAGCCATCCCATCGCCGCGCACCATCGGCCCACGAGCCCGGAAGTCGCCCGTCGAAACCGGCCCGCCGCGGTATGGCACCGGCGATCGTCCATCCGATCGCGCCACCGCGGTCGGCGCAAACGAAGTTCTGAGGGGGAATGCCGCTGCCTCCGGCCACGCGCAAGGCCTCGTCGAGGTCGTCCGTGGTCTCGAGCTTTCCCAGCTCCATGTTGACGGCTCGAGCGTCATGGGCGATCCATCGGACGGCTCGAGGACGCCCCCGGTGATCCTCATCGATGAGAGGCCCCCAGATGGTCTCGCGCACTTCCAGCAATTCGGGCTCGGCTCCCTCGACGTCGATCCGCTCGTGATGCACGACGAAGCTCTCCCAGCCGGCCGGCGTACGATACCGGCCCGGGTCGTCGTCGTCGACCTCGATCTCGACGAGATCGACCCAATCTCCGTTGGAGTTCGTGAAGCCCCAGGCAATGTGGCCGTTGCTGCCGGCGACCAGGCTCGGGGTCCCGGGAAGCGTCACCCCGACGATACGATTCGCTCCCCACTCGAGGAGTGCCCGAAACCAGATGTTGGGAACGGCGTGACCCAGGTGCATATCGCTCGCGAGGATCGCCCCGCCATGGGCCGTCTTCTTGCCGGAGACGACCCAGTTGTTGCTTCCGAGCTCACTCGTCGGATCGTGATCACTGGGCCGCTCGGCCCCGACCTCTCCCCCCGAGTCGACGGCGGGTATGGGCGCCACTTCGAGAGGCTCACCCTCGACCGGAGCGTCCCACTCCGTTCCCGCTGGCGTCAGAAATTCCGCCAGCTCGCGTGGAAGCACGTCGAACATCAAGCCGACGTCGGCATCATCGCGCCCGGTCTCGTCGTTGAGCTGGAAGAACATCGAGTAGACGACGAGGACCGAGTCCTCGGGCGTCCATGGGGAAGGTTGCTGGCGGAGCAAGAGGTATTCGAACGGCGACGCACCGAGAGATGCGAGACCGGCGTTGACGCCATCCGCGTAAGACGTAACCAGCTCGCGCTCTCGCGGGCCGGCGCGGGTCAGGACTCGCTCGGCCCGCGCCCGCATGCGATGGATTCGCCGGCTTCGATCGATGGAAAGAGCGTCTTTGCCCAGAAGGGCGGCAAGCTCTCCCGCGGCGCTTCTCCTCATCAAGT includes:
- a CDS encoding penicillin acylase family protein, with the protein product MKRIGLVLAALLIVAGVSTYHRFSRSLPKLDGEIELAGLSAPVTLERDALGVATLRGANRMDLSRALGFVHAQERFFQMDLMRRSAAGELAALLGKDALSIDRSRRIHRMRARAERVLTRAGPRERELVTSYADGVNAGLASLGASPFEYLLLRQQPSPWTPEDSVLVVYSMFFQLNDETGRDDADVGLMFDVLPRELAEFLTPAGTEWDAPVEGEPLEVAPIPAVDSGGEVGAERPSDHDPTSELGSNNWVVSGKKTAHGGAILASDMHLGHAVPNIWFRALLEWGANRIVGVTLPGTPSLVAGSNGHIAWGFTNSNGDWVDLVEIEVDDDDPGRYRTPAGWESFVVHHERIDVEGAEPELLEVRETIWGPLIDEDHRGRPRAVRWIAHDARAVNMELGKLETTDDLDEALRVAGGSGIPPQNFVCADRGGAIGWTIAGAIPRRAGFDGRLPGSWADGARRWDGYLAPEEHPRIVDPETGAIWTANARVVGGDALDAIGDGGYSLGARARQIRDSLLSLELASEADMLAIQLDDRALLLERWRTLFLEILRERENLVNVRRFIDESWTGRASIDSVGYRLVRDLRQAVFEHVIGALTEPARQADERFRLSGLRQWEGPLWKLVTEKPPHLVPHPYRSWEEALAGIVARRASQWTEPLSTRTWGARNVSAIRHPLSPAIPLLSRWLDMPERALPGDSDMPRVQSPSHGASERLVVAPGREEQGLFHMPGGQSGHPLSPYYGAGHEDWEEGRPTPLLPGPTRYELVLTPSP